A single window of Melospiza georgiana isolate bMelGeo1 chromosome 6, bMelGeo1.pri, whole genome shotgun sequence DNA harbors:
- the CTNND1 gene encoding catenin delta-1 isoform X4, producing MDDSEVESTASILASVKEQEAQFEKLTRALEEERRHVSAQLERVRVSPQDAGPGLANGTLTRRHQNGRFLGDADLERQKYSDLKLNGPQDHSHLLYSTIPRMQDPGQIVEETYTMEEDPEGAMSVVSVETSDDGTTRRTETTVKKVVKTVTTRTVQQVPVGPDGLPLETSPVTSNYVQTMDRNFRKNGNGGPGSYLGQAGTATLPRNYHYPDGYGRPYEDGYPGSDHSYGSLSRVTRIDERYRPSIDAYRAPSRQDIYGPQPQVRVGGSNMDLNHFHPEPYGLEDDQRSVGFEDVDYGLMSDYGTARRAGTPSDARRRLRSYEDMLVDEVAPDRYYWAPLAQHERGSLASLDSLRKGGPAPGNWRQPELPEVIAMLSFRLDAVKSNAAAYLQHLCYRNDKVKTEVRRLKGIPVLVGLLDHPKKEVHYGACGALKNISFGKDQDNKIAIKNCDGVPALVRLLRKAHDMDLTEVITGTLWNLSSHDSIKMAIVDHALHALTDEVVIPRSGWEREPNEDSKPRHIEWESVLTNTAGCLRNVSSERSEARRKLRECDGLVDALIYIVQSEIGQKDSDSKLVENCVCLLRNLSYQVHREIPHAERYQETPLVPANNAGPHNASCFGAKKGKEEWFSRGKKLPEDPGADTVDFPKRTTPAKGYELLFQPEVVRIYISLLKESKTPAILEASAGAIQNLCAGSWTYGRYIRSALRQEKGLSAIADLLTHDSERVVKAASGALRNLAVDLRNKELIGKHAIPNLVKNLPGGQQSPAKNLSEDTVVSILNTINEVIVDNLEAAKKLRETQGIEKLVLINKSGNRSEREVRAAALVLQTVWGYKELRKPLEKEGWKKSDFQVNLSNASRTQGGNSFDDSTLPLIDRNQKTDKKSSREEIQMSNMGPDNYSTLNERDHSRTLDRSGDLGEMDPVKAAPLMKI from the exons ATGGACGACTCGGAGGTGGAGTCGACCGCCAGCATCCTTGCCTCTGTCAAGGAGCAGGAGGCACAGTTCGAGAAGCTGACCCGGGCCCTGGAGGAGGAACGGCGCCATGTCTCGGCCCAGCTGGAGCGAGTCCGGGTCTCCCCACAGGACGCCGGCCCGGGCTTGGCCAACGGCACGCTCACCCGGCGGCACCAG AACGGACGTTTCCTGGGCGATGCTGACCTGGAAAGGCAGAAATATTCAGATCTGAAGCTCAACGGGCCACAG GACCACAGCCACCTCTTGTACAGCACAATCCCCAGGATGCAGGACCCAGGCCAGATCGTGGAGGAGACATACACCATGGAGGAGGACCCGGAAGGGGCCATGTCAGTCGTGTCTGTGGAGACATCAGATGATGGAACAACTCGGCGTACAGAGACCACG GTGAAGAAGGTGGTGAAGACCGTGACCACCCGGACGGTGCAGCAGGTGCCGGTGGGGCCCGACGGGCTGCCTTTGGAAACGTCCCCCGTCACCAGCAACTACGTCCAGACCATGGACAGGAACTTCCGCAAGAACGGCAACGGTGGCCCCGGCAGCTACCTGGGCCAGGCAGGCACGGCCACCCTCCCTCGCAACTACCACTACCCCGACGGCTACGGCCGCCCCTACGAGGACGGCTACCCGGGCAGCGACCACAGCTACGGCAGCCTGTCCCGCGTCACCCGCATCGACGAGCGCTACCGCCCCTCCATAGACGCCTACCGCGCCCCCAGCCGCCAGGACATCTAcggcccccagccccaggtgcgTGTCGGGGGCAGCAACATGGACCTCAACCACTTCCACCCCGAGCCCTACGGCCTGGAGGATGACCAGCGCAGCGTGGGCTTCGAAGATGTGGACTACGGTCTCATGTCTGACTATGGCACGGCCAGGAGGGCGGGCACCCCGTCTGATGCTCGGCGGCGGCTCAG GAGTTATGAAGACATGCTGGTGGATGAGGTGGCCCCCGACCGGTACTACTGGGCCCCGCTGGCGCAGCACGAGCGGGGCAGCCTGGCCAGTCTGGACAGCCTGCGGAAAGggggcccggccccggggaaCTGGCGCCAGCCGGAGCTGCCGGAGGTCATCGCCATGCTGAGCTTCCGCCTGGACGCCGTCAAGTCCAACGCGGCCGCCTACCTGCAGCACTTGTGCTACCGCAACGACAAGGTGAAGACGGAGGTGCGGCGGCTGAAGGGCATCCCCGTGCTCGTGGGGCTGCTGGACCACCCCAAGAAGGAGGTGCACTACGGCGCCTGTGGGGCTCTCAAGAACATCTCCTTTGGCAAGGACCAGGACAACAAGATCGCCATCAAGAACTGCGACGGGGTGCCCGCGCTGGTGCGCCTGCTGCGCAAGGCCCACGACATGGACCTCACTGAGGTCATCACAG GGACGCTGTGGAACCTGTCCTCGCACGACTCCATCAAGATGGCCATCGTGGATCACGCACTGCATGCCCTGACTGATGAGGTGGTCATTCCCCGCTCCGGCTGGGAGCGGGAGCCCAACGAGGATTCCAAACCCCGCCATATAGAGTGGGAGTCGGTGCTCACCAACACCGCTGGCTGCCTTAG GAACGTGAGCTCAGAGCGGAGCGAGGCCCGTCGGAAGCTGCGGGAATGTGACGGGTTGGTGGACGCCCTGATCTACATTGTGCAGTCTGAGATTGGCCAGAAGGACTCGGACAGCAAG CTGGTGGAGAACTGTGTGTGCCTGCTGAGGAACCTGTCCTACCAAGTCCACCGTGAGATCCCTCATGCCGAGCGCTACCAGGAGACGCCCCTTGTCCCTGCCAACAACGCTGGGCCCCACAATGCCAGCTGCTTCGGGGCCAAGAAGGGCAAAG AAGAGTGGTTCTCCAGAG GTAAAAAGCTCCCAGAAGACCCTGGTGCCGACACAGTGGATTTTCCCAAAAGAACAACTCCGGCCAAAG GCTACGAGCTCCTCTTCCAGCCAGAAGTGGTGCGGATATACATCTCCCTCCTGAAGGAAAGCAAGACTCCCGCCATCCTGGAGGCTTCAGCAGGAGCCATCCAGAACCTGTGCGCTGGCAGCTGGACG TATGGCCGGTACATCCGCTCAGCCCTGCGCCAGGAGAAGGGGCTCTCCGCCATCGCCGACCTCCTGACCCACGACAGCGAGCGCGTGGTGAAAGCGGCGTCCGGCGCCCTGCGCAACCTGGCCGTGGACCTGCGCAACAAGGAGCTCATCG GCAAACATGCCATCCCCAACCTAGTGAAGAACCTGCCTGGaggccagcagagccctgccaaAAACCTCTCTGAGGACACAGTGGTGTCAATCCTCAACACCATCAATGAAGTGATCGTGGACAACCTCGAGGCAGCCAAAAAGCTCCGGGAAACACAGGGGATTGAGAAGCTTGTGCTGATCAACAAGTCTGG GAACCGCTCCGAGAGAGAAGTCCGGGCAGCTGCCCTTGTCTTGCAGACAGTCTGGGGTTATAAAGAGCTGCGGAAGCCCCTTGAGAAGGAAGGCTGGAAGAAGTCAGATTTCCAG GTGAACCTGAGCAATGCCTCTCGGACCCAGGGAGGCAACTCCTTTGATGACAGCACCTTGCCTCTCATCGACAGGAACCAAAAAACAG ACAAGAAATCCTCCCGGGAGGAGATCCAGATGAGCAACATGGGACCAG acaACTATTCCACACTCAACGAGAGGGACCACAGCAGGACGCTGGACCGATCCGGTGACCTCGGGGAGATGGATCCGGTGAAGGCAGCGCCGCTGATG AAGATCTAG
- the CTNND1 gene encoding catenin delta-1 isoform X2 — protein MDDSEVESTASILASVKEQEAQFEKLTRALEEERRHVSAQLERVRVSPQDAGPGLANGTLTRRHQNGRFLGDADLERQKYSDLKLNGPQDHSHLLYSTIPRMQDPGQIVEETYTMEEDPEGAMSVVSVETSDDGTTRRTETTVKKVVKTVTTRTVQQVPVGPDGLPLETSPVTSNYVQTMDRNFRKNGNGGPGSYLGQAGTATLPRNYHYPDGYGRPYEDGYPGSDHSYGSLSRVTRIDERYRPSIDAYRAPSRQDIYGPQPQVRVGGSNMDLNHFHPEPYGLEDDQRSVGFEDVDYGLMSDYGTARRAGTPSDARRRLRSYEDMLVDEVAPDRYYWAPLAQHERGSLASLDSLRKGGPAPGNWRQPELPEVIAMLSFRLDAVKSNAAAYLQHLCYRNDKVKTEVRRLKGIPVLVGLLDHPKKEVHYGACGALKNISFGKDQDNKIAIKNCDGVPALVRLLRKAHDMDLTEVITGTLWNLSSHDSIKMAIVDHALHALTDEVVIPRSGWEREPNEDSKPRHIEWESVLTNTAGCLRNVSSERSEARRKLRECDGLVDALIYIVQSEIGQKDSDSKLVENCVCLLRNLSYQVHREIPHAERYQETPLVPANNAGPHNASCFGAKKGKGKKLPEDPGADTVDFPKRTTPAKGYELLFQPEVVRIYISLLKESKTPAILEASAGAIQNLCAGSWTYGRYIRSALRQEKGLSAIADLLTHDSERVVKAASGALRNLAVDLRNKELIGKHAIPNLVKNLPGGQQSPAKNLSEDTVVSILNTINEVIVDNLEAAKKLRETQGIEKLVLINKSGNRSEREVRAAALVLQTVWGYKELRKPLEKEGWKKSDFQVNLSNASRTQGGNSFDDSTLPLIDRNQKTDKKSSREEIQMSNMGPDNYSTLNERDHSRTLDRSGDLGEMDPVKAAPLMQEEGQESQPEVEEEEEEEEDAAVPSPVSVCPTVSCPI, from the exons ATGGACGACTCGGAGGTGGAGTCGACCGCCAGCATCCTTGCCTCTGTCAAGGAGCAGGAGGCACAGTTCGAGAAGCTGACCCGGGCCCTGGAGGAGGAACGGCGCCATGTCTCGGCCCAGCTGGAGCGAGTCCGGGTCTCCCCACAGGACGCCGGCCCGGGCTTGGCCAACGGCACGCTCACCCGGCGGCACCAG AACGGACGTTTCCTGGGCGATGCTGACCTGGAAAGGCAGAAATATTCAGATCTGAAGCTCAACGGGCCACAG GACCACAGCCACCTCTTGTACAGCACAATCCCCAGGATGCAGGACCCAGGCCAGATCGTGGAGGAGACATACACCATGGAGGAGGACCCGGAAGGGGCCATGTCAGTCGTGTCTGTGGAGACATCAGATGATGGAACAACTCGGCGTACAGAGACCACG GTGAAGAAGGTGGTGAAGACCGTGACCACCCGGACGGTGCAGCAGGTGCCGGTGGGGCCCGACGGGCTGCCTTTGGAAACGTCCCCCGTCACCAGCAACTACGTCCAGACCATGGACAGGAACTTCCGCAAGAACGGCAACGGTGGCCCCGGCAGCTACCTGGGCCAGGCAGGCACGGCCACCCTCCCTCGCAACTACCACTACCCCGACGGCTACGGCCGCCCCTACGAGGACGGCTACCCGGGCAGCGACCACAGCTACGGCAGCCTGTCCCGCGTCACCCGCATCGACGAGCGCTACCGCCCCTCCATAGACGCCTACCGCGCCCCCAGCCGCCAGGACATCTAcggcccccagccccaggtgcgTGTCGGGGGCAGCAACATGGACCTCAACCACTTCCACCCCGAGCCCTACGGCCTGGAGGATGACCAGCGCAGCGTGGGCTTCGAAGATGTGGACTACGGTCTCATGTCTGACTATGGCACGGCCAGGAGGGCGGGCACCCCGTCTGATGCTCGGCGGCGGCTCAG GAGTTATGAAGACATGCTGGTGGATGAGGTGGCCCCCGACCGGTACTACTGGGCCCCGCTGGCGCAGCACGAGCGGGGCAGCCTGGCCAGTCTGGACAGCCTGCGGAAAGggggcccggccccggggaaCTGGCGCCAGCCGGAGCTGCCGGAGGTCATCGCCATGCTGAGCTTCCGCCTGGACGCCGTCAAGTCCAACGCGGCCGCCTACCTGCAGCACTTGTGCTACCGCAACGACAAGGTGAAGACGGAGGTGCGGCGGCTGAAGGGCATCCCCGTGCTCGTGGGGCTGCTGGACCACCCCAAGAAGGAGGTGCACTACGGCGCCTGTGGGGCTCTCAAGAACATCTCCTTTGGCAAGGACCAGGACAACAAGATCGCCATCAAGAACTGCGACGGGGTGCCCGCGCTGGTGCGCCTGCTGCGCAAGGCCCACGACATGGACCTCACTGAGGTCATCACAG GGACGCTGTGGAACCTGTCCTCGCACGACTCCATCAAGATGGCCATCGTGGATCACGCACTGCATGCCCTGACTGATGAGGTGGTCATTCCCCGCTCCGGCTGGGAGCGGGAGCCCAACGAGGATTCCAAACCCCGCCATATAGAGTGGGAGTCGGTGCTCACCAACACCGCTGGCTGCCTTAG GAACGTGAGCTCAGAGCGGAGCGAGGCCCGTCGGAAGCTGCGGGAATGTGACGGGTTGGTGGACGCCCTGATCTACATTGTGCAGTCTGAGATTGGCCAGAAGGACTCGGACAGCAAG CTGGTGGAGAACTGTGTGTGCCTGCTGAGGAACCTGTCCTACCAAGTCCACCGTGAGATCCCTCATGCCGAGCGCTACCAGGAGACGCCCCTTGTCCCTGCCAACAACGCTGGGCCCCACAATGCCAGCTGCTTCGGGGCCAAGAAGGGCAAAG GTAAAAAGCTCCCAGAAGACCCTGGTGCCGACACAGTGGATTTTCCCAAAAGAACAACTCCGGCCAAAG GCTACGAGCTCCTCTTCCAGCCAGAAGTGGTGCGGATATACATCTCCCTCCTGAAGGAAAGCAAGACTCCCGCCATCCTGGAGGCTTCAGCAGGAGCCATCCAGAACCTGTGCGCTGGCAGCTGGACG TATGGCCGGTACATCCGCTCAGCCCTGCGCCAGGAGAAGGGGCTCTCCGCCATCGCCGACCTCCTGACCCACGACAGCGAGCGCGTGGTGAAAGCGGCGTCCGGCGCCCTGCGCAACCTGGCCGTGGACCTGCGCAACAAGGAGCTCATCG GCAAACATGCCATCCCCAACCTAGTGAAGAACCTGCCTGGaggccagcagagccctgccaaAAACCTCTCTGAGGACACAGTGGTGTCAATCCTCAACACCATCAATGAAGTGATCGTGGACAACCTCGAGGCAGCCAAAAAGCTCCGGGAAACACAGGGGATTGAGAAGCTTGTGCTGATCAACAAGTCTGG GAACCGCTCCGAGAGAGAAGTCCGGGCAGCTGCCCTTGTCTTGCAGACAGTCTGGGGTTATAAAGAGCTGCGGAAGCCCCTTGAGAAGGAAGGCTGGAAGAAGTCAGATTTCCAG GTGAACCTGAGCAATGCCTCTCGGACCCAGGGAGGCAACTCCTTTGATGACAGCACCTTGCCTCTCATCGACAGGAACCAAAAAACAG ACAAGAAATCCTCCCGGGAGGAGATCCAGATGAGCAACATGGGACCAG acaACTATTCCACACTCAACGAGAGGGACCACAGCAGGACGCTGGACCGATCCGGTGACCTCGGGGAGATGGATCCGGTGAAGGCAGCGCCGCTGATG caggaggaggggcaggagtCGCAGCCTGAggtagaggaggaggaggaggaggaggaagatgctgctgtgccctccccCGTGTCGGTATGTCCCACGGTGTCCTGCCCAATCTGA
- the CTNND1 gene encoding catenin delta-1 isoform X3, with product MDDSEVESTASILASVKEQEAQFEKLTRALEEERRHVSAQLERVRVSPQDAGPGLANGTLTRRHQNGRFLGDADLERQKYSDLKLNGPQDHSHLLYSTIPRMQDPGQIVEETYTMEEDPEGAMSVVSVETSDDGTTRRTETTVKKVVKTVTTRTVQQVPVGPDGLPLETSPVTSNYVQTMDRNFRKNGNGGPGSYLGQAGTATLPRNYHYPDGYGRPYEDGYPGSDHSYGSLSRVTRIDERYRPSIDAYRAPSRQDIYGPQPQVRVGGSNMDLNHFHPEPYGLEDDQRSVGFEDVDYGLMSDYGTARRAGTPSDARRRLRSYEDMLVDEVAPDRYYWAPLAQHERGSLASLDSLRKGGPAPGNWRQPELPEVIAMLSFRLDAVKSNAAAYLQHLCYRNDKVKTEVRRLKGIPVLVGLLDHPKKEVHYGACGALKNISFGKDQDNKIAIKNCDGVPALVRLLRKAHDMDLTEVITGTLWNLSSHDSIKMAIVDHALHALTDEVVIPRSGWEREPNEDSKPRHIEWESVLTNTAGCLRNVSSERSEARRKLRECDGLVDALIYIVQSEIGQKDSDSKLVENCVCLLRNLSYQVHREIPHAERYQETPLVPANNAGPHNASCFGAKKGKEEWFSRGKKLPEDPGADTVDFPKRTTPAKGYELLFQPEVVRIYISLLKESKTPAILEASAGAIQNLCAGSWTYGRYIRSALRQEKGLSAIADLLTHDSERVVKAASGALRNLAVDLRNKELIGKHAIPNLVKNLPGGQQSPAKNLSEDTVVSILNTINEVIVDNLEAAKKLRETQGIEKLVLINKSGNRSEREVRAAALVLQTVWGYKELRKPLEKEGWKKSDFQVNLSNASRTQGGNSFDDSTLPLIDRNQKTDKKSSREEIQMSNMGPDNYSTLNERDHSRTLDRSGDLGEMDPVKAAPLMQKI from the exons ATGGACGACTCGGAGGTGGAGTCGACCGCCAGCATCCTTGCCTCTGTCAAGGAGCAGGAGGCACAGTTCGAGAAGCTGACCCGGGCCCTGGAGGAGGAACGGCGCCATGTCTCGGCCCAGCTGGAGCGAGTCCGGGTCTCCCCACAGGACGCCGGCCCGGGCTTGGCCAACGGCACGCTCACCCGGCGGCACCAG AACGGACGTTTCCTGGGCGATGCTGACCTGGAAAGGCAGAAATATTCAGATCTGAAGCTCAACGGGCCACAG GACCACAGCCACCTCTTGTACAGCACAATCCCCAGGATGCAGGACCCAGGCCAGATCGTGGAGGAGACATACACCATGGAGGAGGACCCGGAAGGGGCCATGTCAGTCGTGTCTGTGGAGACATCAGATGATGGAACAACTCGGCGTACAGAGACCACG GTGAAGAAGGTGGTGAAGACCGTGACCACCCGGACGGTGCAGCAGGTGCCGGTGGGGCCCGACGGGCTGCCTTTGGAAACGTCCCCCGTCACCAGCAACTACGTCCAGACCATGGACAGGAACTTCCGCAAGAACGGCAACGGTGGCCCCGGCAGCTACCTGGGCCAGGCAGGCACGGCCACCCTCCCTCGCAACTACCACTACCCCGACGGCTACGGCCGCCCCTACGAGGACGGCTACCCGGGCAGCGACCACAGCTACGGCAGCCTGTCCCGCGTCACCCGCATCGACGAGCGCTACCGCCCCTCCATAGACGCCTACCGCGCCCCCAGCCGCCAGGACATCTAcggcccccagccccaggtgcgTGTCGGGGGCAGCAACATGGACCTCAACCACTTCCACCCCGAGCCCTACGGCCTGGAGGATGACCAGCGCAGCGTGGGCTTCGAAGATGTGGACTACGGTCTCATGTCTGACTATGGCACGGCCAGGAGGGCGGGCACCCCGTCTGATGCTCGGCGGCGGCTCAG GAGTTATGAAGACATGCTGGTGGATGAGGTGGCCCCCGACCGGTACTACTGGGCCCCGCTGGCGCAGCACGAGCGGGGCAGCCTGGCCAGTCTGGACAGCCTGCGGAAAGggggcccggccccggggaaCTGGCGCCAGCCGGAGCTGCCGGAGGTCATCGCCATGCTGAGCTTCCGCCTGGACGCCGTCAAGTCCAACGCGGCCGCCTACCTGCAGCACTTGTGCTACCGCAACGACAAGGTGAAGACGGAGGTGCGGCGGCTGAAGGGCATCCCCGTGCTCGTGGGGCTGCTGGACCACCCCAAGAAGGAGGTGCACTACGGCGCCTGTGGGGCTCTCAAGAACATCTCCTTTGGCAAGGACCAGGACAACAAGATCGCCATCAAGAACTGCGACGGGGTGCCCGCGCTGGTGCGCCTGCTGCGCAAGGCCCACGACATGGACCTCACTGAGGTCATCACAG GGACGCTGTGGAACCTGTCCTCGCACGACTCCATCAAGATGGCCATCGTGGATCACGCACTGCATGCCCTGACTGATGAGGTGGTCATTCCCCGCTCCGGCTGGGAGCGGGAGCCCAACGAGGATTCCAAACCCCGCCATATAGAGTGGGAGTCGGTGCTCACCAACACCGCTGGCTGCCTTAG GAACGTGAGCTCAGAGCGGAGCGAGGCCCGTCGGAAGCTGCGGGAATGTGACGGGTTGGTGGACGCCCTGATCTACATTGTGCAGTCTGAGATTGGCCAGAAGGACTCGGACAGCAAG CTGGTGGAGAACTGTGTGTGCCTGCTGAGGAACCTGTCCTACCAAGTCCACCGTGAGATCCCTCATGCCGAGCGCTACCAGGAGACGCCCCTTGTCCCTGCCAACAACGCTGGGCCCCACAATGCCAGCTGCTTCGGGGCCAAGAAGGGCAAAG AAGAGTGGTTCTCCAGAG GTAAAAAGCTCCCAGAAGACCCTGGTGCCGACACAGTGGATTTTCCCAAAAGAACAACTCCGGCCAAAG GCTACGAGCTCCTCTTCCAGCCAGAAGTGGTGCGGATATACATCTCCCTCCTGAAGGAAAGCAAGACTCCCGCCATCCTGGAGGCTTCAGCAGGAGCCATCCAGAACCTGTGCGCTGGCAGCTGGACG TATGGCCGGTACATCCGCTCAGCCCTGCGCCAGGAGAAGGGGCTCTCCGCCATCGCCGACCTCCTGACCCACGACAGCGAGCGCGTGGTGAAAGCGGCGTCCGGCGCCCTGCGCAACCTGGCCGTGGACCTGCGCAACAAGGAGCTCATCG GCAAACATGCCATCCCCAACCTAGTGAAGAACCTGCCTGGaggccagcagagccctgccaaAAACCTCTCTGAGGACACAGTGGTGTCAATCCTCAACACCATCAATGAAGTGATCGTGGACAACCTCGAGGCAGCCAAAAAGCTCCGGGAAACACAGGGGATTGAGAAGCTTGTGCTGATCAACAAGTCTGG GAACCGCTCCGAGAGAGAAGTCCGGGCAGCTGCCCTTGTCTTGCAGACAGTCTGGGGTTATAAAGAGCTGCGGAAGCCCCTTGAGAAGGAAGGCTGGAAGAAGTCAGATTTCCAG GTGAACCTGAGCAATGCCTCTCGGACCCAGGGAGGCAACTCCTTTGATGACAGCACCTTGCCTCTCATCGACAGGAACCAAAAAACAG ACAAGAAATCCTCCCGGGAGGAGATCCAGATGAGCAACATGGGACCAG acaACTATTCCACACTCAACGAGAGGGACCACAGCAGGACGCTGGACCGATCCGGTGACCTCGGGGAGATGGATCCGGTGAAGGCAGCGCCGCTGATG CAGAAGATCTAG